CCTCCAGAACCAGCTGCTGGGCTGATCCCGGCCGGTGCCCCACCGCCGAGGCACCGCGCGGACCTGAACGAGAGAGCCGGGCCCCTACCGACTAGGCTGGGGCCCGGCCCTGTATTGGCGCCATTGCAGCCATTCGCTCGCTACGAGGAGCTCCCGTGCTTGAGGTTTTCTTCTCCACCCTGCTGGTCCTGGTCTGCGTCGGCGTCCTCGCCTTCGCAGCGGTGACCGTGAAGAAGCTGTACCAGGGCCAGCGCTGACCCTCGTCCGACCCTCCGCCACTCCCTCACAGATCGCCTGAGCCGCTCATGATCTCGATTCCGTCCGACCTTCACCGGGACCTCGTTCCCCTGGCATTCCTGCTGGGCAACTGGGCCGGCGCGGGCGTCGCCGACTTCCCCGGCGACGAGAAGTGCAACTTCGGCCAGGAAGTCTCCTTCAGCCACGACGGCCGTGACTTCCTCGAATACGTCTCGCACTCCTGGGTGCTCGACGCCGAGGGCAACAAGGTCCGGCCGCTGGAGTCCGAGTCCGGCTACTGGCGGATCGACGAGAACCGCAAGGTCGAGATCGTCATGGTCCGCGACCAGGGCGTGGTCGAGGTCTGGTACGGCGATCTGGCCGAGAAGAAGCCGCAGATCGACGTCGTCACCGACGCGGTCGCCCGCACCGCGGCCTCCGGCCCGTACAGCGGTGGCAAGCGCCTCTACGGCTACGTGAACAGCGACCTCATGTGGGTCGGCGAGAAGGCCACCCCCGACGTCGAGCTGCGCCCCTACATGTCGGCGCACCTCAAGAAGGTCGTCACGGCGGAAGAGGTCCAGGAGATGGCGAAGAGCCTCGGCGACCTCCCGGACGACGGCATCGCCTTCTTCAAGTAGGCCGCGCCCGCTCCGGACGGCCCTCGCGCCACGGGACGCCGGCATCCCCCTCAAGCGTGTCGCGAAAGTAGCGCCGTCCGCCCGCCCGGCGGGGCGGGTGCCGCTTTCGCCCATGTCACTTTCGAAACACGGCCCAGGGAATGCCGTGCGGGGAGCCGTACACTGGCCCCGTGGTCAGCACCGACTGGAAGACCGATCTCCGGCAGCGCGGTTACCGGCTCACGCCGCAGCGCCAGCTGGTGCTGGAGGCGGTCGACGCGCTGGAGCACGCGACGCCCGACGACATCCTCTGCGAGGTGCGCCGGACCGCGTCGGGGGTGAACATCTCCACGGTCTACCGGACCCTGGAGCTCCTGGAGGAGCTCGGGCTGGTGAGCCACGCCCACCTCGGCCACGGCGCGCCCACCTACCACCTGGCCGACCGCCACCACCACATCCACCTGGTCTGCCGGGACTGCTCGGGCGTCATCGAGGCGGACACCGAGGTGGCGGCCGAGTTCACGGCCAAGCTGCGCGAGACGTTCGGCTTCGAGACCGATCTGAAGCACTTCGCGATCTTCGGCCGGTGCCGCGCCTGCTCCGCCGGGGCGGAGCCCGCGGACGCCGGGCAGCGTTAGGGCGTGTGTCGAACATCGAGTACCGGGCCGGGCTCGGGCTCGCGACGCGGAACTCGGTACGGGCCCTGAGCGCCCGGTCCCGCCCGGCCCCACGGCCGCGGGGCGCGCGCCGTACGCTGGTCGCATGAAGAGCCCCCTGCTGTCCCTGCCCGGCGCCGTCCCCGCCGAAGGCCGCGACGAAGGTGTCGCCGCGCACTACGGCGACCTGTTCCGCGAGCAACGCGCCCTCACCGAAGGCGACGGGTTCGTCGACCTGTCGCACCGGGGTGTCGTCACCGTCACCGGCGACGACCGCCTCAGCTGGCTCCACCTGCTGCTCACCCAGCACGTCACGGACCTCGCGCCGAACCGGGCCACCGAGGCGCTGATCCTCTCCGCCAACGGCCACATCGAGCACGCCCTCTACCTCGTGGACGACGGCACCACGACGTGGGCGCACGTCGAGCCGGAGACGCGCGCGGAGCTGGTGGCGTACCTGGAGTCGATGAAGTTCTTCTACCGGGTGGAGGTCGCCGACCGCACCGAGGACTTCGCCGTCGTGCACCTCCCGGCCGGCTCCATCACCGAGGTGCCCGAGGGCCTCGCCGTACGTGAGGAGCCGCACGGCCGGGACGTGTTCCTGCCGCGCGCCGACCTGGAGACGTACACCGCCGGGGCCGGTCCGGCCGCGGGCATCCTGGCGTACGAGGCGCTGCGCGTGGAGGCGCACCGCCCGCGCCTGGGCTTCGAGACCGACCACCGGACCATCCCGCACGAGCTGGGCTGGATCGGCACGGCGGTCCACCTGCAGAAGGGCTGCTACCGGGGGCAGGAGACCGTCGCGCGCGTCCACAACCTGGGGAAGCCGCCGCGCAGGCTCGTCTTCCTCCACCTGGACGGCAGCGAGGTGCACCTGCCCGGCCACGGCACCCCGGTCCGCCTCGCCTCGGACGGCGCGGAAGGCCGTCAGCTCGGCTTCATCACCACCTCGGCCCGGCACCACGAGCTCGGCCCGATCGCTCTCGCGCTGGTCAAGCGGAACGTCGCGGTGGACGCCGAACTGCTCGCCGGGGACACCGCCGCCGCGCAGGAGACGATCGTCGAGCCTTAGTGGCCGTCTCCGGGCTGGTGGTGCCCGGACCTCGACCGGCCTCTCAGACCTCGATGAGCACGGTGAACGGGCCGTGGTTGGTGAGCGTGACGCGCATGTCCGCCCCGAACCGGCCCGTCTCCACCCGTGCCCCGAGCGCCCGCAGTCGCGCCACGACCTCGTCCACCAGCGGCTCGGCGACCTCGCCGGGCGCGGCGGCGTTCCAGGTGGGGCGGCGCCCCTTCCGGGCGTCCCCGTAGAGGGTGTTTTGCATGTGGCGCAGGTGGGGGGCAGTAGCTCACACCTGGTGAGAGGGAGAAACCCCAGCTCAGGGGCCAGACCGTAAGGTCTGGCCCCTTCCTCATTTCTCCGGCTGGTTCAGGCCGTTTCCGGCCCCTGTGCTGACTCAGTGCTGACCAGCCACGGGGCTCCGCCCTGCTGGTGACCTCGCGCCGTTCAGCGGCCGTGAGACGGCTTCTCGGGCTCTGCTCTAACCGGGGTGGTGGCCGAGTGGGGTTCATGGGCCAGTGAGCCGCCAGGGCCCGCTACGAGGACAGGGCGGAGAGCGTGCCGGTCTATGCAAAGACGGGCATAGTCGCCAGTGCGCATAGACGTACCTCCGCCACCCCTCATACGGTTACTCAGGTCGGCCCAACCGGGGCCGCAATGCAGGGGGTTGGGCATGTCGGAGCGTGCAAGGCTTACACGGCTCACGGGGAACGGGAACGGCGAATGCGGGCAGGGGGACTGCCCTCACGTTTATTTGACCGAGTCCGGATCGTTCATCGTCCAGGGAGACATCTCCCACGCCTTCACGCCGCCGGACGGCGAAGGGCTCGTTGAGATCCCCGAAGCAATCCTGAAGGAGGCCATTCGTGCTCTTGGCTGGTAAAGCATGGCAAGCGCAGTTCCAGACTTTCCGAAAGGAAGCATGGCGACTGGAGACGCGTCCTGCATACCGCGTTCCGCAGGAGGCTGAAGAGTTGGCACGCTTCCTGTCCGGGGCGCGCTTTCCCGGGCCGTATGAGGATGACTGGACGGCGCTGATCCGCAAGCACAGGGAGACGGGCGGATCGATTGGGCGCGTGCACATCGTGACGCGCCCCCTTTCCGATTACTTGCGTTTCGAGTTCGAGCGCTACTACCGCCATCAAGCCCCCATCGGAGAGGACATCCGGATTCTCGACGTGACGGACCGAGAGAATCCTTTGCCGGAGGTAGATGACTTCTGGATGTTCGATCGCTCCACTGTCGTTCTCATGAAGTACGAGAAGGATGGAACTCAGGTGGAGCGAGAACTCTATGAGGGCGACGTCTCGCCGTTCCTCGAATACCAGCGCATCGCCGTTTCGGAGTCGATCCCGTTCATGGAGTACGTGGCTGCGTGACGATCGACCCCGAGCAGCTTGGACAGTCCTCTCGGGAACTGGCCGCGATGCTGCGGAACCTGCGGAAACAAGCCGGTCTCTCTGGAGACCGGCTTGCCGCGCGTTGCAACATGTCACAGTCCAAGGTGAGCCGGATTGAGAATGGGAGAGTCCGCCCTTCCCTGGTGGACCTAGAACGCATTCTCACCGCCCTAGACGCCCCTGCGCCCCTAATGGCAGAGGCATCGGCATTGGCGCGCATCGCCGCGACCGAGTGGCAGGATGCGCGAGGCATGCGCAGAAAAGGGCTGGACAAGAAACAGCTTGAGCTAGCCGCCCTCGAAGCCGCGTCTACGGAGTTTCGATTCTTTCTTCTTTCCATGCTTACGACTTTGCTCTCAACGCCTGAATACATCAGGGCTAGCCTGGCCCATATTCCTGGCGACCACAGCAAGGCGGTGGCCAAGAAGCTGGAAAGACAGGAAATCCTGTACGACCGTGCCAAGCGGTTTACGTTTATCCTGACGGAGCAAGCAATCCGATCACCCTTTCTTCCGGATTACGCCATGGCCATGCAGATCGACCGATTGGCCTCTCTTTCGCATCTGCCAAACATTCAAATCGGAGTCGTGCCTTTGGGTACTCGAATGCCCGGCTGCCCCTTGAATACCTTCACGGTCTACAACGGACGTTTGGCTACGGTAGAGACGACAGCCGGTGTGATGGTTTTCCGAGACCCGCGCGACATTCGAATGCACTTGGAGGAGTTCGCGGCATACGAAGGAATCGCATTGTTCGGCGAGGCCGCAAGAGAGAAACTTGCTGATTGGTCTACCGCTTGCCGCTCTTGATCTTTAACCCAAGACAGGACTGACGCGGGGATGTGCCCGTGATTCGGGAGACCATCGCAGTTACACGCGAACAGGCAGAGGAACAGGAAGGCGCACGGTATGACCGAACTGGCGCGGACATCCATGAGCGGACCGGTACACCTGGCCCTACCTCTGCCACCCCCGAAACCGGCCGACGGCTGCGGGGTCTGTGAGGGGCTTGCCGTCCAGCGGCTGGCGGCCAGGGACAGGGGCGACCTGTCGGCGGCGACCGACGCCGATGTCTACATCCGGAGCCACCCACACGCGGCCATCCGTGCGGGGGGACCGGTGCGGGGGGTGTCGGCATG
The DNA window shown above is from Streptomyces sp. NBC_00247 and carries:
- a CDS encoding DUF6879 family protein, which translates into the protein MLLAGKAWQAQFQTFRKEAWRLETRPAYRVPQEAEELARFLSGARFPGPYEDDWTALIRKHRETGGSIGRVHIVTRPLSDYLRFEFERYYRHQAPIGEDIRILDVTDRENPLPEVDDFWMFDRSTVVLMKYEKDGTQVERELYEGDVSPFLEYQRIAVSESIPFMEYVAA
- the ygfZ gene encoding CAF17-like 4Fe-4S cluster assembly/insertion protein YgfZ is translated as MKSPLLSLPGAVPAEGRDEGVAAHYGDLFREQRALTEGDGFVDLSHRGVVTVTGDDRLSWLHLLLTQHVTDLAPNRATEALILSANGHIEHALYLVDDGTTTWAHVEPETRAELVAYLESMKFFYRVEVADRTEDFAVVHLPAGSITEVPEGLAVREEPHGRDVFLPRADLETYTAGAGPAAGILAYEALRVEAHRPRLGFETDHRTIPHELGWIGTAVHLQKGCYRGQETVARVHNLGKPPRRLVFLHLDGSEVHLPGHGTPVRLASDGAEGRQLGFITTSARHHELGPIALALVKRNVAVDAELLAGDTAAAQETIVEP
- a CDS encoding Scr1 family TA system antitoxin-like transcriptional regulator; this translates as MTIDPEQLGQSSRELAAMLRNLRKQAGLSGDRLAARCNMSQSKVSRIENGRVRPSLVDLERILTALDAPAPLMAEASALARIAATEWQDARGMRRKGLDKKQLELAALEAASTEFRFFLLSMLTTLLSTPEYIRASLAHIPGDHSKAVAKKLERQEILYDRAKRFTFILTEQAIRSPFLPDYAMAMQIDRLASLSHLPNIQIGVVPLGTRMPGCPLNTFTVYNGRLATVETTAGVMVFRDPRDIRMHLEEFAAYEGIALFGEAAREKLADWSTACRS
- a CDS encoding Fur family transcriptional regulator, which codes for MVSTDWKTDLRQRGYRLTPQRQLVLEAVDALEHATPDDILCEVRRTASGVNISTVYRTLELLEELGLVSHAHLGHGAPTYHLADRHHHIHLVCRDCSGVIEADTEVAAEFTAKLRETFGFETDLKHFAIFGRCRACSAGAEPADAGQR
- a CDS encoding FABP family protein → MISIPSDLHRDLVPLAFLLGNWAGAGVADFPGDEKCNFGQEVSFSHDGRDFLEYVSHSWVLDAEGNKVRPLESESGYWRIDENRKVEIVMVRDQGVVEVWYGDLAEKKPQIDVVTDAVARTAASGPYSGGKRLYGYVNSDLMWVGEKATPDVELRPYMSAHLKKVVTAEEVQEMAKSLGDLPDDGIAFFK